The genomic window tttaCTTTAGTCATCAAAAGCCCTTTTCTTTCCTACTGTAGCTTCATGTTAACAACTTGGCCCAAAGTTTCTGGTTTGTGTATTTAAAAACATTAGTGTTCCTTGATGAGAGGAAAGTACTCTTATTCTGAGCGATTATTGCAGTATTGTGTACATGCATCTTTTAATACAATTTTGCATTGTGTTTTTAGGAAAATCAGAATGATTCGAGCAGATTTGTACTTGAAGACATTTGCTTCAGACAGATCTCACATGAAGGATGCAAATGGGAAATGGCAGAAACCTCCTCCTCCATACCCTTGCATTGAAACTGCAGGTGAGCTCCCAGGACTCCTTCCTGCTTACAGTGCTGAATGAAGTAGTCCAGGATGCACATGGGAAATAAATAACTTCTATAACATTTGTCCAGCCAGTTTATCACTtcatatgggaaaaaaatagggCTGTGAAGCATTTGGCACTCTCTTTTTTGAACACATAGTCTAACATCCCTTCTGGCCTTTACTGGTATCAAACATTAGTTACTGATATTCACAAACTGAGCAGAGGGTGGAGGTAAGTAATACTATTACAGCAGGGAACTGAAGCAGACAGGCCAAATAACTTGCTTAGGGATCACAAAATTTTTTAGTGATTTCACACAGTGATTATACCACACTCTAGCACACAGATCCCATTCTGGCAAAGTAGTGTTGGCAGGAGGAAGTTTTCACTCTGCTCAGTGTGGTGGGTTTGTCTGCATGAAATGTTTGAAGTTTCTGTACCAGGTGAATGGACCCCAGGATATTTTAAGTCATTGGCAAGTTCTTCCTAAGCCTTAAGCCTTGTGTAAGTGATTACCTCTCTCTGCCTGGCCCAGAGGCTGACTTGCTACCTATTCTGTAGAGCTGCTTAAAGCATTCTTATCACACAGCACTTCAGCTTATTCTAATCATCTGTTTTGCAAGCTGAGTAACATTTGccatgtgtgtgtttgtttataCTCTCATTTTCTTCCAAGGAAAGCATGGTGACATTTTGCCTTGAAAGAGTTTGAAAGAGTTTTCATGTTACTGCTCTgcatgtttggttttgttgatttttaaTAATGCAGTACTGCTATGTGTTTATGTTAGAGAAGGGAGGGTCAATGAAACATAGCTCTGTCTTTAGGTCCAGATGGTTTTAAGTTGCTGGCAAATTAATTCTCAGTCTTTGCTTTGGCTTCTAAGGAAGCTTGGTGTTTCACATGAGAGTAGAAATGAATTATGGGAGTGAGCAGGAACACAGATGTAGTCTTTGTTATGAGGCTTTAGGTGTTTTCTAGACAATCCAGGTTATGAAGCACCTTGAATTCTAGCTCTTGGTTATTATTTTCAGCAGTTTTATGCACAGGTATTGTAGAGAGTGTAGGATTCCTGAACTACAGTGAATGGTTCTCTGTTAGCTGGAGCCTTGTAGGTGCTGAGAACTTTTTTGTCTGTGGAAACCTTGTTGTTTTGATAGCTGAGAGCTAATGAAAGCATGAGAAGTATAGATGAGGTCAGACCAGGAAAGCAAAAAATTCTATTCAAATCAAAAGAGTAAAAAAACCATTACTTGTGGGTAGTGGGTTACATAATGACTCAGTTGCAGATGTGTCCATGTATCTCTAGCTGGAATACATGACTCCATAGCTGCAAGCCCTGTAACTCTCCCCTTGCCTGTTGTGTCTGGCTGAGCTTTACCTCACTGgtgagcagcagccatgggtcTCAGCCAGCCTCCAGATTCTCAGTGGTGCTGGTAGATAGTGAAGGATATGTACCTCTTACTTCCTCCTATGCTTTCATTCTTTGCTCTATACTTTGCCATGCTGAATGAAATGTCTGTTGGCTATCCAGTCCAACATCTGCCCAAAAGAGGTAttcctcagggctctgtccagTCTGGTCTTCAACACCTCCtgagatggtgattccaccactttgTGGACAGTGTTCCAATGTTTGACCACTGGTAAACAACCAATGAATAAAAAATCCTAGTATATAATATGAATTTCAGATGTTCCAacttgcatttttcatttcttgtcCTGTTGCCAGGCTCCTCCAAGAAGACTCTGGCTCCACTCTCCTACCTCTGATCAGGTAGATGTAGGGAGTAGTAATGTCTCCCCTTTGTCTTCTCTTTTTAAGACTGAAGAGACCCAGTTCTCTGAGCCTCTCCTTGAATAAATGTTGTCCTGCACCAAACAACTTGATTTTCCTCTTCTGGGCCTATTCCAGTGTGTCCAtattttggagggttttttttgggctGAGCTCCAAATGGACACAGCACTGTgctgatgtgctctggtctccTGTTCAGTTGGCTGAAAGAAACTTGTTACCTTGTACCCACTGAAGGTAAAAAGTCATTCACTAGGGAGCTTCAAGCTCTGAGTCAAAACAGGACTAGATTGTCTCAGATCTAGGACGTCCAGTTCAAGTTTTGGTTCATTTAGTACCAGTTCCTCCAGCTTTACTCTTTGTCTTCCCTTTGTATTCACTGAGATACTTTGTAATGATGTGTGCTTCAATGTGCACAGTGCTGTGAGTCTGTGAGGAGTCTGGGTCCAACTGTAATGTCTCAGCACAGTTTTATCAGGCATAAAGCTGCCTTATTTTTAACTTGATGTGAAACTGGGTGGCAGACCTTTTGTTATCATAAAAGAGCCTGGGGTATTAATGTTCGTGTCCATGCCAAATTCCATTGCAGATAACTTTTTTCTCCCTGCCGTTTCACTTTGATAGACCAGTCTGCTTTCCGTGTTGATTTGTGTTTGCGTAAGATTAAATTACTTGTATATTTCATGTTAGAGGTGACTGCAATATAATGGCTGACAGAACTGACCCCATATTGTTTTAATACCAATTTATTTGTGAGACAAATTTCTGTCAGAGcaagtttgttttgctttttgggttgttttttttttttttttttttttgctgttatttaGAATAACCAAATTCCTAAGCTTTTGAGAAGATGCAAGGTTTTTATATTCCTTCTGTTTCTTATTTGTGTTCTTTGATGTTCGTGGCAGTTTGACCCTGCctggatgccaggtgcccaccaaagtTGCTCAGTCACTCTCACCCACAGCTgtacagaggagagaaaatgcaATGAAAACTCATGAGCTGAGATAAGGATGGGGGGACATCACTCACCAAttactgtcatgggcaaaacagacttgactTAGGGAAATTAGTTCAATTTATTACCAgtcaaaatcagagcaggataatgaggaGCAGAACAAATCCTAAAAACACCTTTCCTTCACCCCTCCCTCTTTACCAGTCTTAGCTTTATTCCCAATTCTCtacctcctccctcccccctcAGTGGGGAATGGTGGTCACAGTTCATCACAGGTTGtttctgccactgctgctcagggacagaaGTCCTTCCCTTGCTCCAGTGTGGGGTTCCTCTCATGCAGTTCTTCATGAACTTCTCCGAtgtgagtccatcccatgggctgcagatcttcatgaactgctccagtgtggcTCCCTTTCCCCAGgatgcagtccttcaggaacaggctgtTCCTGCATGGGtcccccacagggtcacaagtcctgccacCTCTCTCCATAGGTCTGCAGgttcctgccagcagcctcctccagcatgggcttcccacaggggtcacagcctcctttgggcacccacctgctccagcctgaggctcctccatgggctgcaggggcacagctgcctcaccatcatcttcaccatgggctgcaggggaatacctgctctggtgcctggagcacctcctgccccttgtccttcactgaccttggtgtctgcagagttgtttcTCCCACgtattctcactcctctctggCCACAATTACTTCTGTGCAATagcttttttaaatttcttaaaGGAAGAGGTACTACAGCAATCACTGATGGGTTCAGCCTTTGCCAGAGGTGGGTCtatcctggagctggctggcactggctctgttggacatgggggaagcttctAGAGGAGCCAGTCCTACAGCCCtcccctgctaccaaaaccttTTGTAGTTGAATTGAGCAATCTTGATCATTAACAAATGAAGCATTTTTCTCCTACTAGTATCTCAAAGGGAATAAATCTTAAACTGTATTTGTCCTGCTCATGGGGTTGCAAAATAAATCATCAAAAATAAGCTTACACGGAGTCATAAATTCCAGTctatgcctaaaaaaattgaaGCTGGCATAAggtgatttttaaaagcatttctctAAAAGACAAACAGCTCCAGTCCAATCAATAAAACaacactaaaaaaaaccccaaaccctctcaGACTCCTCAGTATCTCCTCAGAACTCACATGCTAAGCATTAGCCTCTTGGATCTGGCTCTTCTCTAGCTGTTTCCCAGAGTTAGGCCTCTGTGTATTTTACTGGCATTGCTCTGGCCtctgttctgctctgctgccatggATTGCAGGAGGGGCTGGCCAGCCTAATTGGCTGCACCAGCTTTCTCACCCTGCCCTGTCCtcaaagctgctctgctggaataAACATACCTGAGCTGCAGAGCATTCCCCTGGTCCCACCTGTTTGCCAGTGACCTCCTGTTGAAAAAAACAGgatattttgttaaaataataaaaaaacgaGATTTGGTGAACAGATTCATTATTCTAGAGCTGGTGAGCCCAacctttggttttcttttaaatcttctttcCACAAATTAATGAGTTCTGATTCTGTTTAGTTTATGACTTAGGATGAGATCAGCCCTCCTTACTGCAAGCCTGTGTAAAATGCAGCTTGCACAGTGTATTTCAAAATTACTCCAGACAGATGGTTGTGTGGCTTATGTGCAAATGTTAGCAGCAGCTCTAACACTGAAAATCACTGGTTTGAATTTCAGTTCTCCCAAGGTGTTCAGTAACACACTTGCTGGATTGATTTGTAAaagctttttgttctttttattattaataaaattcCTGGTAGTCAATAATGATGAGATTTTACttggtttttaaatttattttgaagagCATGAATAGGACAGCTGAGAAATTCTGGAGACGCTGTGTATCAAACATACATGTAACAGGAAATCTCTCAGACAGAGACCCAGCAGCTGTCTGCAGTTGCTTTCTGTATCTCCTCTCTGAAATGGCAGCAGGATCCTAGTGAAAGTGAAAAGGCACTGATAGGGATACCAGCAGCTCCTATGCACTTCATGGAACCTTCTGCTGCTCTCATTTGAGACTAAGACTCCAGTCTCTAAAGTTAGGTCCTTACTTTGTAAGCTTTTGTGGAAGTAATGAATCAAGTAAGATAGATACAATAAAGACACAACTGGCAAGAAGCATTTAAATTGCCAGAGTGGCTTGTTGAAGTTACACCACTTTCTGCAAAATATAAAGTGGTAAGTTGTGTTTTACAGCCAGGATGGTTTGCACAGTCAGTTTTATCTTAAGGGTGGAGACAGCAGCCCCCCAGCTGAGAGTGGGAAGAGTCCTTCTGACTTATCTCCCTGCTCAGACGAGGGAGGAGGATCTGAAGAGAGCTGTAAACACCTACACAAGTGTGTGAAGAGTCCAGCTTTCGTTTAGTTGCCCCCAAGGTTTTAGGCATCAGCAGAACTGATCTTGGAGGCTTTGTTCCAgacttcccttccctgcttccagcagcccTTGGGCAGCTGTTGTTACACTGAGTTAGTCCAAGGTCTGTGAGCCAAGCTGAGGCTTGGCTTAAACGCTGCTTTCTAACTATTGTTGGCAGAAGCCACAAGTATCATGGCTAACAATGCCTGAGATAGTGAGTGGCCTTTTATTTGCTTGGGGTAAAAGTGGCAGACGtgatttaaacaaaaataaagttaTGCAGGAATCCCAAAATGGGCCAGACTGGTCTCATTTGGGGGGGTTGTGTGTAACAAAGTTTGGTCAAAGAGGAAGATGGAGCTGTAGACATTGCACAAATGCAAGCTAGTATAGCAGTCACAGCACCTGAGGGGGACTGCAAGGGTAATGtaaatcttaaaataaaataattctgttgCTGTTGGTCTTGTAAAAATGTTGTAGGATACATGCTCTGTGCTTTTGTGGAGAGACCATCTCCATCTTGGTTTGCCAGCTGTAGCATCCAGGTgtatctttttaaaattctgatgTTTGTCATTCTTATCTGCTTCGGGAAGAGGACTTTGTGGTATTCTCGTGCATTTTTGCCGAGCTGTTTCCTAACGCTCTAAGGTCTAACACGGCATGCACGGCGTTCAGATAGGAAAGAGCAGCATAGAGGGGCTGTTATTACACGAATAAAACGGGAGAGGTCTCACTAAGGTTTTCCCTACGGACACCTCCCGTGCTGCTCCAGTGCCATCTACCGACAGGTTCTTAGGCCGTCGCTTTTCGCAGGAATGGACTTGTTTGCTTTGGTAAAACAATCTGCCACAATCCTTCCGAAGTTAGAGAAAATTTCATTTCCTGCAGGCATTGTGGCAGCAACTTCCAAGTTGCGAACAGCAGCTGTGTTTGTAACTACTGGAACAATCTCCTTTGGACTGCTTTCCCATTCACAGAACAGTTTTATGAATTGTTTTAGTATGCTCAATTCACATAAAGCagagaattatttatttatttatttatttatttatttaatcttAACATATATGAAGAATCacattaattttgaaaaagcaTCTGGGGGGAAAAGAGCAGTTTGAAACTGGAAAACAGATTTAACAGTGGGTAACAGATTTAACAGATTTAACAGTGGGTAACAGCTCCAGCAAGCAAGAGCTGTTACCCACTACTAATTTGTTCTTGAGCTATGACAGCAAATTGCTGAGCTTGTGCTATTTTAAATTCCCACATAGGCAGAAAGGATCCCTGTTCTGCCAGACTCACTTCAGCAGTAGGAGCATGCTTGGCTGGACATAAGGATTTTCTGTATACAGAGTTCAAACAGGTTAGCAAGAAAAGATTTAGGGGCCATACCTCAGAAAGGGTGAAAGCTGGGATTAGGCAAATCACAAAGCTGTGCTTTAGTGTAGATGTGGTGCAAACAGAGGCCTTCAGGGGCTGGATTATGCCTGGCACTCCTGGGTCTGGGGTTCCTGAATATCATCTTCCTTTCCTTGCTTACACTGTCCATAATGGTAAGCCTAGTTAGACAAGCATTTTGCAGCTGAAGCAAATTCCATCCTTTGGATTTTATAATCTATTCATTAGAGCCTCCTCTTGTTTGATTCTTTATCCTTAAATGCATACATTAATCATCCCTGGTAAAGTAAATACTTATTACAGTGGGAGAGCTGTTAATAGTAAATCTGTAAAGTAAAAGTGTAACAGTGGCTTTACCATTCTGTTCCTTAAACTCATTCTCAGCCAGTTTTCTTTAATGGTCATTTTAAAAGATTATTTGTGCACATCATTGGTAAGAAGTCAAAACAACAAGCCCACAGATGTTTGTTATCAGAACTGAACCTCTGATCAGCATGGTTCTGAGTCAACAAAGCTTGTACCAGGCCAACTCTGGAAAAAGGATGTATAAGGCACCTAAACCCAAAACTGCACACCAGCACTTTTCCAGTGAGCTCTCTGGGATCCATGAATGGGACAGAATGGTTTCCACCCCTCCTGCAGGAAACAGAGCAGATTAAATCCTGGCAAAGAGCAGTCATCATTACTTTTCTCTTGAAACCCTGCCAGTTAAACTTTTCCCCCTGACTTAACTCTGTCATTCAGGattcacaaaaaataaatatttgcttcCAGCCTAGTTTGTGCTCCTCTTCACCTGAGCATCCCTCTAGGCTGGGACTGGCTTAGGtcatacatctcctcctctctgCATATTCTGGCCCTGCAGTGGGCCCGTGTTCAGTGAGGAAAAagttcagggctggagggaagATAAATGCTGTAATCTGGAGAGTAACAAACTGC from Agelaius phoeniceus isolate bAgePho1 chromosome 1, bAgePho1.hap1, whole genome shotgun sequence includes these protein-coding regions:
- the NTAQ1 gene encoding protein N-terminal glutamine amidohydrolase isoform X1, translating into MARPEAGYEAAVPPRPACTYTSCYCEENVWKLCDYIRSQDRYPLEEFYAVFISNDKRMIPLWKQKSGHGDEPVVWDYHVILLHLSSREQNFIYDLDTVLPFPCPFDVYSVEAFRLDDSLRPEFHRKIRMIRADLYLKTFASDRSHMKDANGKWQKPPPPYPCIETAGSCQQPPPAWASHRGHSLLWAPTCSSLRLLHGLQGHSCLTIIFTMGCRGIPALVPGAPPAPCPSLTLVSAELFLPRILTPLWPQLLLCNSFFKFLKGRGTTAITDGFSLCQRWVYPGAGWHWLCWTWGKLLEEPVLQPSPATKTFCS